The Verrucomicrobiia bacterium genome window below encodes:
- a CDS encoding type II CAAX endopeptidase family protein, whose protein sequence is MLTEKPWRLEAVARLLAGLFAGILAASLTLTALRFDAGSAKVAPLVFVALIAGGLFASTAIFFLIARPWTLENAGLRGAGLMVCAFAGVALTSIAQGDAGDAGPETSVLGMVIATVGFQGTALPLIWILARQHGLTLREGFGLGLAPGRAVVLGATVAMLFLPVGLLLQSGISLIAHRFGIQLPEQTSVYILRLADSWPDRIGLAVVTMVLAPLGEEGLFRGIIYPAIRRLGFPNAALWVTSLVFAAIHFNALTFIPLFVLAVALAKLYERTGNLLASIACHATFNAFNFVMLYLIQKQELPLHS, encoded by the coding sequence GTGCTGACCGAAAAACCGTGGCGCCTGGAAGCCGTGGCCCGTTTGCTGGCGGGCCTCTTCGCGGGCATTCTCGCCGCGTCCCTCACCCTGACCGCCCTGCGCTTTGACGCCGGTTCCGCCAAAGTAGCGCCGCTGGTTTTCGTGGCGCTCATCGCCGGCGGCTTGTTCGCGTCGACGGCCATTTTTTTCCTCATTGCCCGGCCCTGGACGTTGGAAAACGCCGGCCTGCGGGGCGCCGGCCTGATGGTCTGTGCGTTCGCCGGGGTGGCGTTGACCAGCATTGCGCAAGGTGACGCGGGCGACGCCGGGCCGGAAACTTCGGTGCTCGGAATGGTCATTGCCACCGTCGGCTTCCAAGGAACCGCCCTGCCGTTGATCTGGATCCTGGCACGTCAACACGGCCTGACCCTGCGGGAAGGATTTGGACTGGGATTGGCGCCCGGCCGGGCTGTGGTGTTGGGCGCCACAGTGGCCATGCTCTTCCTGCCCGTCGGCCTGTTGCTGCAATCGGGCATCAGCCTGATCGCCCATCGGTTCGGCATCCAATTGCCCGAGCAAACTTCGGTCTACATCCTGCGGCTGGCCGATTCCTGGCCGGACCGGATCGGCCTCGCGGTGGTCACGATGGTGCTGGCGCCGCTCGGTGAAGAAGGCTTGTTCCGCGGCATCATTTACCCGGCCATCCGGCGGCTGGGCTTTCCCAACGCCGCACTGTGGGTGACGTCACTCGTGTTTGCCGCCATCCATTTCAACGCGTTGACGTTCATCCCACTGTTCGTGCTGGCGGTGGCGCTGGCCAAACTTTACGAACGAACCGGCAACCTGCTGGCGAGCATCG